The Rhodococcus rhodochrous DNA window AGGGGCGGCGCCGCACGGCCTCGGTCAGCTGACCGCCGGCCTCGTAGCCGACGTAGCCCGGAGGCGCACCGACGAGGCGTGCCACCGAGTGCTTCTCGCTGTACTCGGACATGTCGATCCGCACCATGGCGCGTTCGTCGTCGAACAGGAAGTCGGCGAGCGCCTTCGCCAGCTCCGTCTTGCCGACACCGGTCGGGCCGAGGAACAGGAAGGACCCCGTCGGACGGTTCGGGTCGGCGACACCGGCACGTGCACGACGCACCGCGTCGGAGACGGCCTGCACCGCGACGTCCTGGCCGACGACCCGCTTGCGCAGTTCGTCCTCCATTCGCAGCAACTTGGCGGTCTCGCCCTCGAGCATGCGGCCGGCGGGGATGCCGGTCCATGCCGCGACGACGTCGGCGACGTCGTCCGGGCCGACCTCCTCCTTGAGCATCAGGTCGCCACCGGCGGTGGTACCCGACGCGGCGGCTGCCGCCTCGAGCTTCTTCTCCAGCTCGGGGATGCGGCCGTAGCGCAGCTCGGCGGCCTTGCCGAGGTCGCCGTCGCGTTCGGCGCGTTCCTCCTCACCGCGCAGGGATTCGAGCTGTTCCTTGATCTCCCGCACGGAGTCGATCGCGGTCTTCTCGTTCTGCCAGCGCGTGGTGAGCTGGTTGAGCTTCTCCCGCTCGTCGGCGAGTTCGGCGCGCAGCTTCTCGAGGCGTTCCTTCGAGGCTTCGTCGCTCTCCTTCTGCAACGCCATCTCCTCGATCTCGAGGCGACGGACGATGCGTTCGACGGTGTCGATCTCCTCGGGACGCGAGTCGATCTCCATCCGCAGGCGCGAGGCCGCCTCGTCGACGAGGTCGATGGCCTTGTCGGGCAGGAAGCGCGAGGTGATGTACCGGTCGGACAGCGTCGCCGCCGCGACGAGCGCGGAGTCGGTGATGCGCACGCCGTGGTGCACCTCGTAGCGCTCCTTGAGGCCGCGCAGGATGCCGACGGTGTCCTCGACACTCGGCTCCCCCACCAGAACCTGCTGGAAGCGGCGTTCGAGGGCCGCGTCCTTCTCGATGTACTTGCGGTACTCGTCGAGGGTTGTGGCACCGACCAGCCGCAGCTCACCGCGGGCGAGCATCGGCTTGATCATGTTGCCGGCGTCCATCGCCGACTCGCCGGTCGCGCCGGCACCGACGATGGTGTGGAGCTCGTCGATGAAGGTGATGATCTGCCCGGCCGATTCCTTGATCTCGTCGAGCACGGCCTTGAGGCGTTCCTCGAACTCGCCGCGGTACTTCGCGCCCGCGACCATCGAGCCGAGGTCGAGGGAGATGACGGTCTTGCCGCGCAGCGACTCGGGGACGTCCCCGGCGACGATGCGCTGAGCGAGGCCCTCGACGATGGCGGTCTTGCCGACACCCGGCTCACCGATGAGGACCGGGTTGTTCTTGGTCCTGCGGGAGAGCACCTGGACGACACGGCGGATCTCGTTGTCGCGACCGATGACCGGGTCGAGCTTGCCTTCGCGCGCCCGCGCCGTCAGATCGGTGGAGTACTTCTCCAGGGCCTGATAGCTGGCCTCGGGATCGGCGGAGGTCACGCGGCGGTTGCCGCGGACGGTCGTGAAGGCGTCGCGCAGGGCGGCCGGCGTCGCGCCGTGCCCGGCGAGGAGCTTCGCGACGTCGGAGTCGCCACCGGCGAGGCCGACGAGGACATGCTCGGTGGAGACGAATTCGTCGGTGAGTTCGGTGGCGAGTTTCTGCGCCGCGGTCATGGCCGCAATCGCCTCACGCCCGAGCTGTGGCGTGGTGGTCGCACCACTGGTCTGCGGAAGGCGACGGACGAGGTCCTCGGCTTCCCTGCGGACCGCGGCCGGGTCGACGCCCACCGCTTCGAGCAGCGGGCCGGCGATGCCGTCGGTCTGGTCGAGCAGTGCCACGAGCAGGTGTGCCGGACGGATCTCCGGGTTGCCCGCAGCGGACGCCGACTGAAGTGCGGCGGTGAGTGCGGCCTGGGTCTTGGTCGTCGGATTGAACGAGTCCACTGCGCGCCCCTTTCTTTCTCGGTGCACTCCACGCGCAGGCGAGTGCCCCATGTCGATTCTGCAGCCGATTCCCTGCATCGGGCAGGTCTCGGTGATGTCGAATTCTTCAACGGATCGTAAGTTGAGTTTGTTCCACTCAACTTTCCTGAGTGTAGTGACTCTGATCACAAACCGCTCGCAGGTTGTGACGGACCCGGCGGTCAGTGGCCGGGCGCCCTGCAACCGACTACAGTGGCGGCGTTCGCGCAGCACGGATACAGGGAGGATGGCGTGGAGGCTTTCGCCATCGCCCGGGTTCAGCTCAGCTTCGCGTCGATCATCGCCACCCCCACCGGAGCCGAACGGTTCGCGACGGCGTTCTACACCGCCATGTGGAGCGAGTCCACCGGCATCCGCTCACTGTTCCCCGCCGGCATGGAGTCGATGCGGCAGCGTTTCGCGACCGCGGTCGGCTGGGTCGTCGCCCGCCTCCACGAGCCGGGCACCGTCGACAGGTTCCTCGCCCAGCTCGCGCGCGACCACCGGAAGTACGGGGTCGAGCCGCTGCACTACCGCGTCGCGGGCAACGCACTGCTCGCCGCGGTCCGCGAATGCACTCCCCTGATCCTGTGGACGGCCGCGCTCGAACGCACATGGGCCGAGGTCGTCGACGGGGTCGTCGAGACGATGGCGACCGCCGCGGCCACCGACGACCTGCCCGCCTCGTGGGGCGCCACCGTCGTCGGCCACGAACGCGTGCTCCCCGATCTGGCGATCATCCGGCTCGAGGCCGACAGCCCGATCCCCTACTACGCGGGCCAGTACATGAGCGTGCAGATCCCGCAGCGCCCGCACATGTGGCGCTACCTGTCCGCCGCGATCCCCCCGAATCCGTACGGGCAGATCGAATTCCATGTCCGACGGGTCTCCACCGGATGGGTGAGCCCCGCGCTCGTCGGCGAGACCGCCGTCGGCGACCGATGGACGATCGGCCCACCGCTCGGCGGCCTGCACGTCGACCGTGAGAGCGGCCAGGACGTGCTGATGATCGCGTCCGGCACCGGCCTCGCACCGATGCGCGCCCAGATCATGGAGATGGCGATGCGCGGCGACAACCCGCGCGTCCACCTGTTCTACGGCGGCAAGTATCCGTGCGACCTGTACGACCTCGAGACACTGTGGCAGATCGCCACGACCAACCCGTGGCTGACCATCGTGCCGGTGCTCGAGGAGAAGGAGAACCCTTGGTGGCACCCGGTTCCCGTGAAGGAACCGCCCACCGGCCTCAACCGGCCGATGTACGGCAAGCTCGGTAAGGTCGCCGGGCAGTTCGGCACGTGGGCCGACCGTCAGATCCAGATCGCCGGGTCGCCGTCGATGATCCGCACGACGCTGTACGCACTGTCGGCAGCGGGAACGCCGCGTCAGAACATCAGCTTCGACCCGCTCTGATCTGCTTGCGCAGCTTCCGTGCTGCGAGAGGTTCCGCGCCGGCGACTACATCCGCTGCGCCGCGACCGCCCGCGCGAACTCGGGATGCGCCTGCGAGATGACGAGTTCCGAACCGTCCTCCGCCACCGACATTCCCAGCGACGCCCGTTTCGGTTCGAGCACCCGCAGGGCGACGTAGATCGGGAGGAACGACAGACCGAAGACGCTGAGCAGCGCGAGACCGTAGATCTTGGGAGCGCCCTGTACGAGCGCGAACACCAGCGCGAGGAAGATGACGCCGAGGACCGTGCAGGTCGCGGCGGCGGCGATCTGCCAGCGCGTGCGGACTGCGACGCAGCGAGCGCACACGGGCCAGTCCACCGCGGCGACCTGCACCGTGTAGGCGGCCTCGAGCGCCGAACCGAACCGGTTCGATCCCTGGCGGGGCTCCGACGCGTCGGCCGCGACCGTCACCCGGACACGTCCGGTCTCGGGCTCTCCGTGACGCGGGCAGATCGGGGGGATGGGATCGATCGGTCGCATCGAACCGTCTCCGAGCGTGCTCGTCGCTCCCGAGCCCGGATATTCGACTGCCAACCGCACCTCGACCCGCTGGGCGTCCCCGTTCACCATGCGAGGGAGTATGTCAGCACGGCCCGGGCAGTGAAAGACCGGCTGCACCTGACCGGTACTCGTACGGTCGCGCGGGTACCGACGCAGCCCCTACGCGCTCGTTCCCGAAAGCGCGCACGACCTTTCGGGCAGACCTCCGCGAGGACACAGCACGAACTCCGCCGCAGCAGCAGAACGACGAAGCTCGATGTAACGCAGATCACACTCCTCGCGATGATCCATCATCAGCCACACACAGAGGAACGGACATGAGCAGGATTCACGTGTGGCTCGCGATGATCGTCGTCATCGCGGGGATCGGGCTGACGGGCCCGACCGCGTCGGCCGCAACGCCCTATTGCGGCATCCACTGGGGTTCGCTGGACAAGGTGAACCCGACGATGGTCACCTCACCGTTCACCGCCGTGCGGGCGGGACGGCACGAGTGCTTCGACCGGATCGTCGTCGATCTCGCCGGACCGGCCGCGGGCTACCGCGTCGGCTACGTCCCCGCCGTCCACGAGGACGGATCGGGGTTCGAGGTCCCGCTGCGCGGAGGCGCCTACCTCCAGGTGGTCGTCCTCGCTCCCGCCTACTACGTACCGGCGAACCGGCGCGAGGTCGTCGACGTGAGCGGGTACCGGACTCTGCGGCAGGTGGCGTGGGCCAACAGTTTCGAAGGCCAGACCACCCTCGGGGTCGGGGTACGGGCCCGGCTGCCGTTCCGGGTGTTCACCCTCGACGGTCCCGGTAGCGGTTCCCGGGTGGTGCTGGACGTCGCGCACCAGTGGTGAGGCCGGAGACCGGCACCTCCGGATCCGCGGATCCTTGTGATACACAGCCGCTCCCGGCAATCACGGTCGATTGCCGGGAGCGGCTGTCACGAATGCAGGGTCAGCGATAGGACGCCCGCAGCGTCTTCTTGTCGAGCTTGCCCAGCGGCGTCAGCGGCAGCGCGTCGAGGAAGTCGACCGACTTGGGGGCGTGCACCGAGCCCTTTGCGGCACGCACCTTCTCGATCAGTTCTTCGGCCGGCACCGACTGGCCCTCACGCAGCACGACGCATGCCTTGACGGCCTCACCCCACTTGGTGTCCGGCACCCCGACGACGGCCACGGACGCGACCGCGGGATGCGAGGAGATGACGTCCTCGATCTCGCGGGGGAAGACGTTGAAGCCGCCGGTGACGATCATGTCCTTCTTACGATCGACGATCGTCATGAAGCCGTTCTTGTCGGCACGCGCGACGTCGCCGGTGTGCAGCCATCCGCCGCGCAGCGCCTCGGCGGTCTCCTCCGGCTTGTTCAGATAGCCCTTCATCACGAGCGGGCCGCGCACACAGATCTCGCCGAGTTCACCCTGCGGCACCTCGTTCAAGTCGTCGTCGAGCAGGCGGACGTCGAGCCACGGCACGGGGCGCCCGCACGACGCGAGGCGGCTCGGATCGTCGGGGAGGTGTTCCTCCTTGCGCAGCACCGAGATGGTCATGCCGCATTCGGACTGACCGTAGAACTGGAAGAAGACCGGACCGAGCCGCTCGATTCCTTCGCGTAGGCGGGACGGCGACATGGCCGACGCGCCGTAGAACAGGGTCTCGAGGCTCGACAGGTCGCGGCCGTCGAAATCGGGATGGTCGAGCAGCATGTAGATCATCGTCGGCACGAGCATGGTCGCGTTGATGCGGTGCTTCTCGATCGTTTCGAGCACGAGCGCGGGATCGAAATGGGGCAGCACGTAGAGGCATCCGCCGCGCAGGAGCGTGGGGACGAAGAACGCCGCCCCGGCGTGCGAGAGCGGGGTGCACACGAGGAAGCGTGGCTGCTCGGGCCACTGCCACTCGGCCATCTGGATCTGGTTCAGGGCCGCTCCCGATCGGAACGAGCCCATGACACCCTTCGGTTTCCCGGTGGTGCCGCCGGTGTAGACGATGGATGAGGTGTCCTCGATGTCGACAGGTGCGGACACGAGCCGCTGCTCGGTGAACTGCTCGGACAGGGCGAGGATGTCGGTACCCACCGAGGACGGGCCGAGGGAGAACAGGTTCTTCAGGGTCGGTACCTGCTCGCGCAGCTCCGCGGCGCGTTCCTCGAAGTGCCGGGGATCGAAGATCAAGGTCTCGATCTCGGCGTCGGTCGAGATGTACTGGTGGTCGGAGAGCGAGCCCATCGGGTTCAGGGCCGTGTTGCGGCAGCCGGCGACCATCGTGGCACCCATCGAGATGAGTACCTCGGGCCGGTTCTTGGACAGCATCGCCACCGCCGATCCCTGCCCGACCCCGACGGACGCGAGCGCCTGCTGGAACCGGCTGATGGCGGCGCGCATCTCGGCTCCGGTGAGGACGACGTCACCGAGGTGCAGGGCGGGCCGGTCGGCGCTGCGGTCGAGCGCGGTGATGAGGAGATCGGGCGTGAATGCGGGGCGGTAGAGGTCGGCGTACTCCTCGGGCATGGTCGTCCTTCCGGTGTGCTGTGACGGTCCGTTGTGTGACGTCACCGGTCGGCGTTCTCCGCTGTGGTGACCATCACCTGCCGTTCGTCACGATAACCGCTCGAAGCCAAAAACTGAAACACGTTCCACTCTGCCTTTTCGCCGATTTCTCGCCTAGAGTCTTGGGCACGTCACAGCACACCACCGGGGGATCACGCATGCAGTCGGCCACGCCGTCACCGAGCGAGACCGAAACGGCAGTCACCGCAACCGTCGTCGAACATCATCGGCTCCGGCACGACCTCGCCGTCGTGCGTCTCGAATGCGACGACGCGATCGTCGATTTCCGCCCCGGACAGTACGTCGACGTGGCCGTGCCGCAACGTCCCACGCTGCCGCGTCGCCTCTCCCCCGCGCTGCCACCGTCGCTGGACGGCAAGCTCGAGTTCCACGTGCGCACGGTCCCGGGTGGCTGGGTGAGCGGCGCGATCGTCGTCGACACCCAACCGGGCGACGTGTGGCAGATCGGCGCCGCCCGCGGCGGCGACCTCCACATCGACGACACGGGCCGCATCGTCATCATGGTGGCCGGCGGCACGGGCCTCGCGCCGCTGCGGTCGTTGATCCTCGACACGGCGCGTCGCCCGGATCCGCCCCGCACCTTCCTGTTCACGGGCGCCCGCAACCCGCGCGACCTGTACGCCGCCGACATGCTCATGCTCCTGTCGGAGGCGCTGCCGTGGCTGACGGTGGTGCCGGTCGTGGAGACCCTCGAGATCCCCGACATCCCCGACCCCTGGTTCGACCGCATCGCCCCGCGCATCGACGAGTTCGGACCCGACCCCGACGAACTGCTCGAGGGCAGCGTCGACGAGGTCGTCACGTCCTACGGTGCGTTCGGCGACCACCAGGTGCTCGTGTGCGGCCCGGCGGCCATGGTGCGCACCACCGCTCAGCGGCTGATCGAGACCGGTACCCCGGTCGAGAACATCCGCTACGACCCGTACTGAGTGCCCCGGCGCACCGGCCGGCGCTCTACGAAGCGGCCGCGGTCACCCAGGCACGGGCGACGACCGACCGGGACGAGTCCGTGCCGACGAGCGCGACGTCCTCGACGTTCTCGTGATCG harbors:
- the clpB gene encoding ATP-dependent chaperone ClpB gives rise to the protein MDSFNPTTKTQAALTAALQSASAAGNPEIRPAHLLVALLDQTDGIAGPLLEAVGVDPAAVRREAEDLVRRLPQTSGATTTPQLGREAIAAMTAAQKLATELTDEFVSTEHVLVGLAGGDSDVAKLLAGHGATPAALRDAFTTVRGNRRVTSADPEASYQALEKYSTDLTARAREGKLDPVIGRDNEIRRVVQVLSRRTKNNPVLIGEPGVGKTAIVEGLAQRIVAGDVPESLRGKTVISLDLGSMVAGAKYRGEFEERLKAVLDEIKESAGQIITFIDELHTIVGAGATGESAMDAGNMIKPMLARGELRLVGATTLDEYRKYIEKDAALERRFQQVLVGEPSVEDTVGILRGLKERYEVHHGVRITDSALVAAATLSDRYITSRFLPDKAIDLVDEAASRLRMEIDSRPEEIDTVERIVRRLEIEEMALQKESDEASKERLEKLRAELADEREKLNQLTTRWQNEKTAIDSVREIKEQLESLRGEEERAERDGDLGKAAELRYGRIPELEKKLEAAAAASGTTAGGDLMLKEEVGPDDVADVVAAWTGIPAGRMLEGETAKLLRMEDELRKRVVGQDVAVQAVSDAVRRARAGVADPNRPTGSFLFLGPTGVGKTELAKALADFLFDDERAMVRIDMSEYSEKHSVARLVGAPPGYVGYEAGGQLTEAVRRRPYTVVLFDEVEKAHPDVFDTLLQVLDDGRLTDGQGRTVDFRNTILILTSNLGAGGDREHIMAAVRAAFKPEFINRLDDVVIFDPLSEEQLEKIVDIQLDQFADRMSARRLTLDVSNTARFWLAVRGYDPQYGARPLRRLIQQAVGDQLAKKLLAGEIKDGDTVHVGVSEDGDHLVISA
- a CDS encoding FAD-binding oxidoreductase, with amino-acid sequence MEAFAIARVQLSFASIIATPTGAERFATAFYTAMWSESTGIRSLFPAGMESMRQRFATAVGWVVARLHEPGTVDRFLAQLARDHRKYGVEPLHYRVAGNALLAAVRECTPLILWTAALERTWAEVVDGVVETMATAAATDDLPASWGATVVGHERVLPDLAIIRLEADSPIPYYAGQYMSVQIPQRPHMWRYLSAAIPPNPYGQIEFHVRRVSTGWVSPALVGETAVGDRWTIGPPLGGLHVDRESGQDVLMIASGTGLAPMRAQIMEMAMRGDNPRVHLFYGGKYPCDLYDLETLWQIATTNPWLTIVPVLEEKENPWWHPVPVKEPPTGLNRPMYGKLGKVAGQFGTWADRQIQIAGSPSMIRTTLYALSAAGTPRQNISFDPL
- a CDS encoding AMIN-like domain-containing (lipo)protein, encoding MSRIHVWLAMIVVIAGIGLTGPTASAATPYCGIHWGSLDKVNPTMVTSPFTAVRAGRHECFDRIVVDLAGPAAGYRVGYVPAVHEDGSGFEVPLRGGAYLQVVVLAPAYYVPANRREVVDVSGYRTLRQVAWANSFEGQTTLGVGVRARLPFRVFTLDGPGSGSRVVLDVAHQW
- a CDS encoding AMP-binding protein — protein: MPEEYADLYRPAFTPDLLITALDRSADRPALHLGDVVLTGAEMRAAISRFQQALASVGVGQGSAVAMLSKNRPEVLISMGATMVAGCRNTALNPMGSLSDHQYISTDAEIETLIFDPRHFEERAAELREQVPTLKNLFSLGPSSVGTDILALSEQFTEQRLVSAPVDIEDTSSIVYTGGTTGKPKGVMGSFRSGAALNQIQMAEWQWPEQPRFLVCTPLSHAGAAFFVPTLLRGGCLYVLPHFDPALVLETIEKHRINATMLVPTMIYMLLDHPDFDGRDLSSLETLFYGASAMSPSRLREGIERLGPVFFQFYGQSECGMTISVLRKEEHLPDDPSRLASCGRPVPWLDVRLLDDDLNEVPQGELGEICVRGPLVMKGYLNKPEETAEALRGGWLHTGDVARADKNGFMTIVDRKKDMIVTGGFNVFPREIEDVISSHPAVASVAVVGVPDTKWGEAVKACVVLREGQSVPAEELIEKVRAAKGSVHAPKSVDFLDALPLTPLGKLDKKTLRASYR
- a CDS encoding FAD-binding oxidoreductase, with product MQSATPSPSETETAVTATVVEHHRLRHDLAVVRLECDDAIVDFRPGQYVDVAVPQRPTLPRRLSPALPPSLDGKLEFHVRTVPGGWVSGAIVVDTQPGDVWQIGAARGGDLHIDDTGRIVIMVAGGTGLAPLRSLILDTARRPDPPRTFLFTGARNPRDLYAADMLMLLSEALPWLTVVPVVETLEIPDIPDPWFDRIAPRIDEFGPDPDELLEGSVDEVVTSYGAFGDHQVLVCGPAAMVRTTAQRLIETGTPVENIRYDPY